The following are encoded in a window of Sinomonas cyclohexanicum genomic DNA:
- a CDS encoding MmgE/PrpD family protein, translating into MTAPAQSDTAPSPAPPDTTPDCALAARAQLTSRLASHVAATSPGEIPAEARERAVVRLVDAVGCALAGHRAPGAAELVALAADWGGRPDARIPGTAVRVPARTAAWAASVLTRTFDFEPVSAEGPGGQEVAAHITGTTVPVALAEAERRGATGSELLDALVLADDVTARLAVGSSFDVYSGQDNTGTVNGIGATALAARLAGLGERGLVDAWGLAVQQLGGSVAPIFDHAPAFRLPMAFAAQAGVTAVELAAIGYRGEDDPLAGRFGFLDRFCADPRPELMLERLGEVFCGDRVIKPWSSCRASHPSLDAAARLHARGVRLEDAARVRIHVTPRTAAGFVGAEWAPGRTPEVDAAFSLRFTAVAALAHGNVRPEHLLGAGDPALGAAAAAVEIVPSLAPGEYLTAEVEVLTHDGATFRERVDAPLGDRHHTPLTPAQVEGKFLANAEFAGLPADRARRALHLALDLADAPGVGRLLDAITLP; encoded by the coding sequence ATGACCGCGCCCGCCCAATCCGACACCGCGCCATCCCCGGCGCCCCCGGACACGACGCCCGACTGCGCCCTTGCCGCCCGCGCGCAGCTCACCTCGCGCCTGGCCTCCCACGTGGCGGCCACCAGCCCGGGTGAGATCCCCGCGGAGGCCCGCGAGCGCGCCGTCGTGCGCCTCGTGGACGCGGTGGGCTGCGCTCTCGCGGGGCACCGCGCGCCGGGGGCGGCCGAGCTCGTGGCGCTCGCCGCGGACTGGGGCGGCCGGCCGGACGCGCGCATCCCCGGCACCGCCGTGAGGGTGCCGGCGCGCACCGCCGCGTGGGCGGCCAGCGTCCTGACCCGCACGTTCGACTTCGAGCCCGTGAGCGCCGAGGGCCCCGGCGGGCAGGAGGTCGCCGCGCACATCACGGGGACCACGGTCCCGGTGGCGCTCGCGGAGGCGGAGCGGCGCGGGGCGACCGGCTCCGAACTGCTCGACGCGCTCGTCCTCGCGGACGACGTGACGGCACGGCTCGCCGTCGGCAGCAGCTTCGACGTGTACTCCGGCCAGGACAACACCGGAACCGTCAACGGCATCGGCGCGACGGCCCTGGCCGCGCGGCTCGCCGGGCTCGGCGAGCGCGGGCTCGTGGACGCGTGGGGCCTCGCGGTCCAGCAGCTCGGCGGATCCGTGGCCCCGATCTTCGACCACGCGCCCGCGTTCCGGCTGCCGATGGCGTTCGCCGCGCAGGCGGGCGTGACCGCCGTCGAGCTCGCGGCGATCGGGTACCGCGGCGAAGACGACCCGCTCGCGGGCCGCTTCGGCTTCCTCGACCGGTTCTGCGCGGACCCGCGGCCCGAGCTCATGCTCGAGCGGCTCGGCGAGGTGTTCTGCGGCGACCGCGTCATCAAGCCGTGGAGCTCGTGCCGCGCAAGCCACCCGAGCCTCGACGCCGCCGCTCGGCTGCACGCCCGCGGTGTGCGCCTCGAGGACGCCGCCCGCGTCCGCATCCACGTCACGCCGCGCACCGCAGCCGGGTTCGTGGGCGCCGAGTGGGCCCCCGGCCGGACCCCCGAGGTCGACGCCGCGTTCAGCCTCCGCTTCACGGCCGTCGCGGCGCTCGCGCACGGGAACGTGCGGCCCGAGCACCTGCTCGGCGCCGGCGACCCGGCGCTGGGCGCGGCCGCGGCCGCCGTCGAGATCGTCCCCTCGCTCGCCCCGGGCGAGTACCTCACCGCCGAGGTCGAGGTCCTCACGCACGACGGCGCGACGTTCCGCGAGCGCGTCGACGCGCCGCTCGGGGACCGGCACCACACCCCGCTCACGCCGGCCCAGGTCGAGGGGAAGTTCCTCGCGAACGCCGAGTTCGCGGGCCTTCCCGCCGACCGGGCCCGCCGAGCCCTGCACCTCGCGCTGGACCTCGCCGACGCGCCCGGCGTCGGGCGGCTCCTCGACGCGATCACGCTCCCGTGA
- a CDS encoding flavin reductase translates to MTAQPLTADGPVVDPVVFRNVVGHFASGVTVITAVVDGKPYGTTASAVSSLSMEPPMMLACLNRSSSTHDRVVEAGVFGINILAEDQAALAFQFGRKGGDKFEGVGYTISENGVPLLDGALATIECRIAETATGGTHTVFLGLVAEASAADRQPLAYYRGTMGRLERVLEVKAYDGVRDWVLKRRTPLGSVLDPVAIGEAIRSEPEQVQNALVKLTAEGLVSRNDEGLLEPQPITAQTTDAAYDGRATIESGVIASHLRRLTDGDVAELRRIVSELEALRAEEAGDLDAFLALNVAYHDRLVSVAGSAALADAFRRLGIGTVWRQALTAEEWSRQLETGHVRDLTEALAARDVDAAQEALAAHTAFGKKLARDVIARHGGTV, encoded by the coding sequence ATGACCGCCCAGCCCCTCACCGCCGACGGCCCCGTCGTCGATCCCGTCGTGTTCCGCAACGTCGTCGGGCACTTCGCCTCCGGCGTCACGGTCATCACGGCCGTCGTGGACGGCAAGCCGTACGGCACGACGGCCTCAGCCGTCTCCTCGCTCTCGATGGAGCCCCCCATGATGCTCGCGTGCCTCAACCGCTCCTCGTCGACGCACGACCGCGTGGTCGAGGCCGGCGTGTTCGGCATCAACATCCTCGCCGAGGACCAGGCGGCGCTCGCGTTCCAGTTCGGCCGCAAGGGCGGTGACAAGTTCGAGGGCGTGGGCTACACGATCTCCGAGAACGGGGTCCCGCTGCTCGACGGTGCGCTCGCGACGATCGAGTGCCGGATCGCAGAGACGGCCACGGGCGGCACCCACACGGTGTTCCTCGGCCTCGTGGCCGAGGCGAGCGCCGCAGACCGGCAGCCGCTCGCGTACTACCGCGGCACGATGGGCCGCCTCGAGCGGGTCCTCGAGGTCAAGGCGTACGACGGCGTGCGCGACTGGGTGCTCAAGCGCCGCACCCCGCTCGGCTCGGTCCTGGACCCTGTGGCCATCGGCGAGGCGATCCGCTCCGAGCCCGAGCAGGTGCAGAACGCGCTCGTGAAGCTCACCGCCGAGGGACTCGTGTCCCGCAACGATGAGGGACTGCTCGAGCCTCAGCCCATCACCGCCCAGACGACCGACGCCGCCTACGACGGCCGCGCGACCATTGAGTCCGGCGTCATCGCCTCCCATCTGCGCCGGCTCACCGATGGCGACGTCGCGGAGCTGCGCCGGATCGTCTCCGAGCTCGAGGCGCTGCGCGCCGAGGAGGCGGGCGACCTCGACGCGTTCCTCGCCCTCAACGTCGCGTACCACGACCGGCTCGTGTCGGTGGCCGGATCCGCGGCCCTCGCGGACGCCTTCCGCCGCCTCGGCATCGGGACGGTGTGGCGCCAGGCCCTGACTGCCGAGGAGTGGTCGCGCCAGCTCGAGACGGGCCATGTCCGCGACCTCACGGAGGCCCTGGCCGCCCGCGATGTCGACGCAGCGCAGGAGGCCCTCGCCGCGCACACGGCGTTCGGCAAGAAGCTCGCGCGCGACGTCATCGCCCGGCACGGCGGAACCGTCTGA
- a CDS encoding MFS transporter produces MKHSPSRAERPSDTLNTKDLRRILASSAIGSIIEYYDFILYATAASLIFDKVFFSNLPPAVGLFASFGTLAVGYIARPLGGMVFGHFGDRVSRKRMLVISMLMMGFSTVAVGFLPTQAAIGLAAPVLLVVLRIIQGISVGGEWGGATLMALEHAPASKRGLAAAFANSGGPAGGLVATFVVSGASALTGPAFLDWGWRIPFLLSAVLIFIGMVIRLKVAESPVFQRLDAESVDAHRRKTLPVVEVFRKHWRPLLLTLVASLGFYTCQGFLTSWGVSVAYDEGVSREGILNVKGVAAVVTIVVCFAAARLSDRLGRRAVLAAGGILGLLWVYPALVLLRDGTLVGFSVAVIVGNGLIQGVLAGPIGAYIAEQFPAAVRYTGASLSYQTASTLGAGLTPMLAAALAMTGGGSFLLVGVAWAAIFVAGLVAVFLSREGTRLGSDGESAPEPARAQSVAGAASAR; encoded by the coding sequence ATGAAGCACTCACCGTCGCGTGCCGAGCGCCCCTCCGACACGCTCAATACCAAGGACCTGCGCCGCATCCTCGCCTCGAGCGCCATCGGCTCGATCATCGAGTACTACGACTTCATCCTGTACGCCACCGCGGCGTCACTCATCTTCGACAAGGTCTTCTTCTCGAACCTGCCGCCCGCTGTCGGGCTCTTCGCCTCGTTCGGCACGCTCGCCGTCGGCTACATCGCCCGCCCGCTCGGCGGCATGGTGTTCGGCCACTTCGGCGACCGCGTGAGCCGCAAGCGCATGCTCGTCATCTCGATGCTCATGATGGGCTTCTCCACGGTTGCCGTCGGCTTCCTCCCCACCCAGGCGGCCATCGGGCTCGCCGCGCCGGTCCTCCTCGTGGTCCTGCGCATCATCCAGGGCATCTCGGTGGGCGGCGAGTGGGGCGGCGCGACCCTCATGGCCCTCGAGCACGCCCCCGCCTCCAAGCGCGGCCTCGCTGCCGCGTTCGCCAACTCGGGCGGCCCGGCGGGCGGGCTCGTTGCCACGTTCGTGGTCTCCGGCGCCTCAGCCCTGACGGGGCCCGCGTTCCTCGACTGGGGCTGGCGCATCCCGTTCCTGCTCTCTGCAGTGCTGATCTTCATCGGCATGGTCATCCGGCTCAAGGTCGCCGAGTCGCCGGTCTTCCAGCGGCTCGACGCCGAGTCCGTCGATGCCCATCGCCGCAAGACGCTGCCCGTGGTCGAGGTGTTTCGGAAGCATTGGCGCCCGCTGCTCCTCACGCTTGTCGCGTCGCTCGGCTTCTACACCTGCCAGGGCTTCCTGACCTCGTGGGGCGTCTCCGTCGCGTACGACGAGGGCGTGAGCCGTGAGGGCATCCTCAACGTCAAGGGCGTCGCTGCCGTCGTCACGATCGTGGTGTGCTTCGCCGCGGCCCGTCTCAGCGACCGGCTCGGCCGCCGCGCAGTGCTCGCCGCGGGCGGCATCCTCGGCCTCCTGTGGGTCTACCCCGCGCTCGTCCTCCTGCGCGACGGCACCCTCGTGGGCTTCTCCGTCGCTGTGATCGTGGGCAACGGCCTCATCCAGGGCGTCCTCGCCGGCCCGATCGGTGCGTACATCGCGGAGCAGTTCCCGGCCGCCGTCCGGTACACCGGCGCCTCGCTCTCGTACCAGACCGCCTCGACCCTCGGCGCGGGCCTCACCCCGATGCTCGCGGCCGCCCTCGCCATGACGGGCGGCGGCTCGTTCCTGCTCGTGGGCGTGGCATGGGCCGCCATCTTCGTGGCCGGGCTCGTCGCGGTCTTCCTGAGCCGCGAGGGCACGCGCCTCGGCTCCGACGGCGAGAGCGCCCCTGAGCCCGCCCGGGCCCAGAGCGTGGCTGGCGCCGCGAGCGCCCGCTGA
- a CDS encoding NtaA/DmoA family FMN-dependent monooxygenase (This protein belongs to a clade of FMN-dependent monooxygenases, within a broader family of flavin-dependent oxidoreductases, the luciferase-like monooxygenase (LMM) family, some of whose members use coenzyme F420 rather than FMN.): protein MTNSRGHHMVLTTFMLPAGYHKDSWRMDGSRADELANFDFVADLTRMAEAAKLDAVFFGDIAHANTVMRGDIKMNGFYEPMTTLAALAAVTKNIGLIGTISTSFYEPYNVARLLAGLDHMSGGRAGWNIVTSSDGFQNFGLTEAPDGPTRYRRAAEFVEVVQKLWDSWEDDAVINDRESGWYVDTSKIHTIDHVGEYFRVQGPLPGPRSPQGRPVLVQAGSSGPGVELGTSVADGIYTAQPLLQPSIEFYADFKAKAAAKGRDPELIKIIPGILPILGETQAEADELARELARNIHMENGRKQVGADLKLDLSSLDLDEAIPAGWFSEDPSRGSRYHIYRRKSVDQGMTLRELIVDLARSTGHQWMAGTPGAVADRMIEWFEARACDGFNLNAPFNPGGFALICDKLVPELAERGYFRHEYEGTTLRENLGLPYPSSKRESALA from the coding sequence ATGACCAACTCGCGCGGACACCACATGGTGCTCACCACGTTCATGCTGCCGGCGGGCTACCACAAGGACAGCTGGCGCATGGACGGCAGCCGAGCGGACGAGCTCGCCAACTTCGACTTCGTCGCCGATCTCACCCGCATGGCCGAGGCCGCCAAGCTCGACGCCGTGTTCTTCGGCGACATCGCCCACGCCAACACGGTGATGCGCGGCGACATCAAGATGAACGGCTTCTACGAGCCCATGACGACGCTCGCGGCGCTCGCCGCGGTGACGAAGAACATCGGCCTCATCGGCACGATCTCGACCTCGTTCTACGAGCCCTACAACGTCGCGCGGCTCCTCGCGGGGCTCGACCACATGTCGGGTGGCCGCGCCGGCTGGAACATCGTCACGAGCTCGGACGGCTTCCAGAACTTCGGCCTCACCGAGGCCCCCGACGGCCCCACCCGCTACCGCCGCGCGGCCGAGTTCGTCGAGGTCGTCCAGAAGCTCTGGGACAGCTGGGAGGACGACGCCGTCATCAACGACCGGGAGTCAGGCTGGTACGTCGACACCTCCAAGATCCACACGATCGACCACGTCGGCGAGTACTTCCGCGTCCAGGGCCCCCTGCCCGGACCGCGCTCGCCGCAGGGCCGGCCGGTGCTCGTCCAGGCCGGCTCGTCCGGGCCCGGCGTGGAGCTCGGCACGTCCGTGGCGGACGGCATCTACACGGCCCAGCCGCTCCTGCAGCCGTCCATCGAGTTCTACGCCGACTTCAAGGCCAAGGCCGCCGCGAAGGGGCGCGACCCCGAGCTCATCAAGATCATCCCCGGCATCCTGCCCATCCTCGGCGAGACCCAGGCCGAGGCCGACGAGCTCGCCAGGGAGCTTGCGCGCAACATCCACATGGAGAACGGCCGCAAGCAGGTCGGCGCCGACCTCAAGCTCGACCTCTCCTCCCTCGACCTCGACGAGGCCATCCCCGCAGGGTGGTTCAGTGAGGACCCCTCCCGCGGCTCGCGGTACCACATCTACCGCCGCAAGAGCGTGGACCAGGGCATGACGCTGCGCGAACTCATCGTTGACCTTGCCCGATCGACCGGGCACCAGTGGATGGCCGGCACCCCGGGCGCCGTTGCCGACCGCATGATCGAGTGGTTCGAGGCGCGCGCGTGCGACGGCTTCAACCTCAACGCCCCGTTCAACCCGGGCGGGTTCGCGCTCATCTGTGACAAGCTCGTCCCCGAGCTCGCAGAGCGCGGCTACTTCCGGCACGAGTACGAGGGCACCACGCTCCGCGAGAACCTCGGGCTCCCCTACCCCTCGTCCAAGCGCGAGTCCGCGCTCGCCTGA
- a CDS encoding ABC transporter ATP-binding protein, with amino-acid sequence MTIQDQPVQDATVLSARAQQAPARDGDVMTVRGLSMSYGAGASFNPILADLDLDIAAGEFVAIVGPSGVGKTTLLRCLSGLIRPQSGTITVSGDVIDGPHPDLAVVFQDYSRSLMPWMTTLENIAFPLQGKGMGKAERNAAAEKNLTAVGLAGQGHKYPWEMSGGMQQRVAIARALAYEAKVLLMDEPFASVDAQTRFDLEDLVLNLQQELGVTILLVTHDIDEALYLADKVVVIANKPAMVVDVIETGFGDQRDQLETKADPRFAEARARIMHRLRKD; translated from the coding sequence ATGACCATCCAGGACCAGCCCGTCCAGGACGCCACCGTCCTGTCGGCCCGCGCGCAGCAGGCGCCGGCGCGTGATGGGGACGTGATGACGGTGCGCGGGCTCAGCATGAGCTACGGCGCCGGCGCCTCGTTCAACCCGATCCTCGCCGACCTCGACCTCGACATCGCCGCCGGCGAGTTCGTCGCGATCGTAGGCCCGTCGGGGGTCGGCAAGACGACCCTCCTGCGCTGCCTGTCCGGGCTCATCCGGCCGCAGTCGGGCACCATCACGGTCTCCGGTGACGTCATCGACGGGCCCCACCCGGACCTCGCGGTGGTGTTCCAGGACTACAGCCGCTCGCTCATGCCCTGGATGACGACGCTCGAGAACATCGCCTTCCCCCTCCAGGGCAAGGGCATGGGCAAGGCCGAGCGGAACGCCGCGGCCGAGAAGAACCTCACGGCGGTGGGCCTTGCCGGCCAGGGCCACAAGTATCCCTGGGAGATGTCCGGCGGCATGCAGCAGCGCGTCGCGATCGCCCGGGCGCTCGCGTACGAGGCGAAGGTCCTGCTCATGGACGAGCCGTTCGCCTCGGTCGACGCGCAGACCCGGTTCGACCTCGAGGACCTCGTCCTGAACCTCCAGCAGGAGCTCGGCGTGACGATCCTCCTCGTCACGCACGACATCGACGAGGCCCTCTACCTCGCGGACAAGGTCGTGGTCATCGCGAACAAGCCCGCAATGGTCGTGGACGTCATCGAGACCGGGTTCGGCGACCAGCGCGACCAGCTCGAGACGAAGGCCGACCCGCGCTTCGCCGAGGCCCGCGCCCGCATCATGCACCGGCTGCGGAAGGACTGA
- a CDS encoding Zn-dependent alcohol dehydrogenase: MRAAVIEAVGGPFEIVDVRIDSPGPGEVLIDVRASGLCRSDLHVATTDAGFPMPAVLGHEVAGIVAAVGEDVADVAVGQHVVTSPIHSCGTCRACLTGRPYQCARSSATSRAQGTTPRLSLGGRPLTQFIGVGGFAEQVLVHATNVVAVPEEIPFDRAALLGCGVVTGAGAAVNTAGVRPGDTVAVLGCGGVGLNVIQGAALAGAERIIAVDLDPAKLELAQTFGATDTVDPAVGDSVAQVHELTRGGVTHAFEAIGLKQTSEQALAMLEIGGTAYLIGVHQPGRTIEVTPFGDLLGKQKGLRGVAMGSTNLKVDIPMYARLYLQGRFRLDELVSHRIGLGEIDRGYELLRAGGVARSVITDF; the protein is encoded by the coding sequence ATGCGCGCAGCAGTGATCGAAGCCGTCGGCGGCCCGTTCGAGATCGTGGACGTTCGGATCGACAGCCCCGGCCCGGGCGAGGTGCTCATCGACGTGCGTGCTTCGGGCCTGTGCCGCTCCGACCTGCACGTCGCGACGACCGACGCCGGCTTCCCGATGCCCGCGGTCCTCGGGCACGAGGTCGCCGGCATCGTCGCGGCAGTCGGCGAGGATGTCGCGGACGTCGCGGTGGGCCAGCACGTCGTGACGTCGCCGATCCATTCGTGCGGGACCTGCCGGGCGTGCCTCACGGGCCGCCCGTACCAGTGCGCGCGCTCCTCGGCGACATCACGCGCGCAGGGCACGACGCCGCGCCTCAGCCTCGGCGGGCGGCCGCTCACCCAGTTCATCGGCGTCGGCGGATTCGCCGAGCAGGTCCTCGTGCACGCGACGAACGTCGTCGCGGTCCCCGAGGAGATCCCGTTCGACCGGGCGGCCCTGCTCGGCTGCGGGGTCGTCACCGGCGCCGGCGCGGCAGTCAACACGGCCGGCGTCCGCCCCGGCGACACGGTCGCCGTGCTCGGCTGCGGCGGCGTCGGCCTCAACGTGATCCAGGGCGCAGCGCTGGCGGGCGCGGAGCGGATCATCGCCGTCGACCTCGACCCGGCCAAGCTCGAGCTCGCCCAGACGTTCGGCGCGACGGACACGGTGGACCCGGCCGTGGGCGACTCGGTGGCGCAGGTCCACGAACTCACCCGGGGCGGCGTGACCCACGCGTTCGAGGCGATCGGGCTCAAGCAGACGTCCGAGCAGGCGCTCGCGATGCTCGAGATCGGCGGGACCGCATACCTGATCGGCGTCCACCAGCCCGGCCGGACCATCGAGGTGACCCCGTTCGGGGACCTCCTCGGCAAGCAGAAGGGCCTGCGCGGCGTCGCGATGGGCTCGACGAACCTCAAGGTGGACATCCCGATGTACGCCCGCCTGTACCTCCAGGGCCGCTTCAGGCTCGATGAGCTCGTCTCGCACCGGATCGGCCTCGGCGAGATCGACCGCGGCTACGAGCTCCTCCGCGCGGGCGGCGTGGCCCGCAGCGTCATCACGGACTTCTGA
- a CDS encoding 4-hydroxyphenylacetate 3-hydroxylase N-terminal domain-containing protein, with translation MAARTGEQYRAGLADSREVWLGDHCIDVVTHPAFAGSIAGMAAYFDYQHKYSDDCLMVDPETGEEHNVSLLRPRTAGDIGRRHRAFDRLARYSNGMLGRTPDYVNVVLAGHASRKDIYDRSGDPVYFERLEAYWRLVQERDLALTHTIVHAAIDKSVGELQGINEDLTLRVVERTEAGLVVRGAKMLATLGPIADELYVYPAVPIQKGYEEYALSFAIPVATPGVVAVCRDHYGVDMDVVDRPFSSRFDEQDAVIIFDDVLVPWDRVFIDGDLGVYNAINAATATGNTQQQTAIRASVKLEFAYDLCTQMAKVTGTEGKPETASMLGEIYSYLRIARSVVADAENRASDWGGGAFFCHDDISSLRTVMPVWMARVNDIIKSMGSHNLLATPTARAFEDPRLGPLLRKYLPGANGIAPEERARIFRTAWDFAGSALGSRIELYERFYLGSVGRARALDHKKAQARGETGAYAAMFAEAGIEPVPAAPDELDDLATTTA, from the coding sequence GTGGCAGCACGGACCGGAGAGCAGTACCGAGCCGGACTCGCGGACTCGCGGGAGGTGTGGCTCGGCGACCATTGCATCGACGTCGTGACCCATCCGGCGTTCGCGGGATCGATCGCCGGCATGGCGGCGTACTTCGACTACCAGCACAAGTACTCGGACGACTGCCTCATGGTGGACCCGGAGACCGGCGAGGAGCACAACGTCTCGCTCCTGCGCCCGCGGACCGCCGGGGACATCGGCCGCCGCCACCGCGCCTTCGATCGCCTGGCCCGCTACTCGAACGGCATGCTCGGCCGCACCCCGGACTACGTCAACGTGGTCCTCGCCGGCCACGCGAGCCGCAAGGACATCTACGACCGCTCGGGCGACCCGGTCTACTTCGAGCGACTCGAGGCCTACTGGCGCCTCGTCCAGGAACGGGACCTCGCCCTCACCCACACGATCGTGCACGCAGCGATCGACAAGAGCGTCGGCGAGCTCCAGGGCATCAACGAGGACCTGACGCTGCGAGTCGTCGAGCGCACCGAGGCGGGCCTCGTGGTCCGCGGTGCCAAGATGCTCGCGACCCTCGGACCGATCGCCGACGAGCTGTACGTCTACCCGGCCGTGCCGATCCAGAAGGGCTACGAGGAGTACGCGCTGTCCTTCGCGATCCCGGTCGCGACGCCGGGCGTCGTGGCCGTGTGCCGCGACCACTACGGGGTCGACATGGACGTCGTGGACCGGCCGTTCTCCTCGCGCTTCGACGAGCAGGACGCCGTGATCATCTTCGACGACGTCCTCGTCCCGTGGGACCGCGTGTTCATCGACGGCGACCTGGGCGTGTACAACGCGATCAACGCTGCGACGGCCACCGGCAACACGCAGCAGCAGACCGCGATCCGTGCGTCCGTCAAGCTCGAGTTCGCCTACGACCTGTGCACCCAGATGGCCAAGGTGACCGGCACTGAGGGCAAGCCCGAGACGGCCTCGATGCTCGGCGAGATCTACTCGTACCTGCGCATCGCGCGCTCCGTCGTGGCCGACGCCGAGAACCGCGCCTCCGACTGGGGCGGCGGGGCGTTCTTCTGCCACGACGACATCTCGTCGCTGCGCACGGTCATGCCGGTCTGGATGGCCCGCGTCAACGACATCATCAAGTCCATGGGCTCGCACAATCTCCTCGCGACCCCGACCGCCCGCGCGTTCGAGGACCCGCGCCTCGGCCCGCTCCTGCGCAAGTACCTGCCCGGCGCCAACGGGATCGCCCCCGAGGAGCGCGCCCGGATCTTCCGCACCGCATGGGACTTCGCCGGCTCCGCCCTCGGCAGCCGGATCGAACTGTACGAACGCTTCTACCTCGGCTCCGTGGGCCGCGCCCGCGCCCTCGACCACAAGAAGGCCCAGGCCAGGGGCGAGACCGGCGCGTACGCGGCGATGTTCGCCGAGGCGGGCATCGAGCCCGTCCCCGCGGCCCCCGACGAGCTCGACGACCTCGCCACCACGACCGCCTGA
- a CDS encoding zinc-binding dehydrogenase: protein MRAAVINRLDGTFDIEELAIGRPLRDEVLVEVAAAGLCHSDYLVASVDRGRPVPMVAGHEMAGTVVDVGEGVRDLAVGDRVVATEVDFCGVCRECRGGAPFRCLDPGAARRPAGAPARLTRDGEPVTSFGVAGFAERTILHRNKLVKVPSGIPFAQAAVLGCAVSTGVGAVLNSAGVRAGETVAVVGLGGVGLNVVQGAALAGARAVVGIDLQPAKLGLARRFGATHVVDASAGDVPAAVRDATDGGAHHVFEAIGLATTQRQSIGLTRTGGSVNFIGIPQGAPLDIDVMRDLLMGQRTFRGVYMGSTDPRRDIPFYADLYLQGRLNLDDLVSARVGLDEINDAYARQETGAIARLVITF, encoded by the coding sequence ATGAGGGCAGCGGTCATCAATCGGCTGGACGGCACGTTCGACATCGAGGAGCTCGCCATCGGGCGGCCGCTCCGGGACGAGGTGCTCGTGGAGGTCGCGGCCGCGGGCCTGTGCCATTCCGACTACCTCGTCGCGTCCGTGGACAGGGGGCGGCCCGTGCCGATGGTGGCTGGGCACGAGATGGCCGGGACGGTCGTCGACGTGGGCGAGGGCGTGCGGGACCTCGCGGTCGGCGACCGTGTGGTGGCCACCGAGGTCGACTTCTGCGGCGTGTGCCGCGAGTGCCGGGGCGGGGCGCCCTTCCGCTGCCTCGACCCCGGCGCGGCCCGACGCCCGGCCGGCGCGCCCGCCCGCCTCACGCGCGACGGCGAGCCGGTCACCTCGTTCGGGGTCGCCGGCTTTGCGGAGCGGACCATCCTGCACCGCAACAAGCTCGTCAAGGTCCCCTCAGGGATCCCGTTCGCGCAGGCCGCGGTGCTCGGCTGCGCCGTCTCGACCGGCGTGGGCGCGGTGCTCAACAGTGCGGGCGTGCGGGCCGGGGAGACGGTCGCCGTGGTCGGGCTCGGCGGGGTCGGCCTGAACGTGGTGCAGGGCGCGGCGCTTGCTGGAGCACGCGCCGTCGTCGGCATCGACCTGCAGCCGGCCAAGCTCGGGCTCGCCCGCCGCTTCGGGGCGACCCACGTGGTGGACGCCTCCGCGGGCGACGTCCCCGCGGCGGTCCGGGACGCGACCGACGGCGGCGCGCACCACGTGTTCGAGGCGATCGGCCTCGCGACGACCCAGCGCCAGTCGATCGGCCTGACCCGTACAGGCGGGTCCGTGAACTTCATCGGCATCCCGCAGGGCGCGCCGCTCGACATTGACGTCATGCGGGACCTGCTCATGGGCCAGCGCACGTTCCGCGGCGTCTACATGGGGTCCACCGACCCGCGCAGGGATATCCCGTTCTACGCGGACCTGTACCTCCAGGGCCGGCTCAACCTCGACGACCTCGTCTCCGCCCGTGTGGGCCTTGACGAGATCAATGACGCCTACGCGCGGCAGGAGACCGGCGCGATCGCGCGGTTGGTCATCACTTTCTGA